Genomic DNA from Ilyobacter polytropus DSM 2926:
ATATCTAATAAATAATCCTCATATAAAACATGGGGAGATAAAAGTGGGGTTCACACCTGATGAAGAGATAGGAAAGGGAGCTGATTTATTTGATGTTGAAAAATTTGGAGCAGACTATGCCTATACAATTGATGGAGGTGAGATAGGGGAGCTAGAGTATGAAAATTTCAATGCAGCATCAGCAATGATAAAAATAAACGGAAGAAATATCCATCCTGGAACCTCTAAAAATAAAATGGTAAATTCTGTGCTTCTCGGTATGGAGTTAAATTCTATGCTCCCTGTAAATGAAAGACCTGAATATACTGAAAACTATGAGGGGTTTTTTCTCCTCTGTGATATAAAGGGAGATGTAGAGAGTACCAACATGAACTATATCATAAGGGATCATCATATTGAAAAATTTGATCAGAAGAAAAATCTCATAAAAAATGCAGTTGATTTTCTCAATAAAAAATATGGCCTTGGAATTTTTGAACTGGAAATAAAAGACAGTTACTATAATATGAGGGAAAAAGTTTTACCTGTTATAGAAATAGTGGATATTGTAAAAAAATCAATGGAGGATATTGGAATAAATCCCATTGTGAAACCTATAAGAGGCGGAACAGACGGAGCAAGACTTTCTTATATGGGCCTGCCATGTCCAAATATATTCACAGGTGGGCATAATTTTCACGGGAAGTTTGAGTATATTCCAGTGCAGTCAA
This window encodes:
- the pepT gene encoding peptidase T, translating into MKKITERFFKYIKIDTKSDESRLTCPSTESQMGFAKLMVEELKAIGMDRVSLDDNGYVSATLSSNTDKDIPVIGFVAHMDTAPSFSGKNINPRIVEKYNGEEIILNNQDNIIMSPNDFPELKNYLGQDLIVTDGTTLLGADDKAGITEIITAMEYLINNPHIKHGEIKVGFTPDEEIGKGADLFDVEKFGADYAYTIDGGEIGELEYENFNAASAMIKINGRNIHPGTSKNKMVNSVLLGMELNSMLPVNERPEYTENYEGFFLLCDIKGDVESTNMNYIIRDHHIEKFDQKKNLIKNAVDFLNKKYGLGIFELEIKDSYYNMREKVLPVIEIVDIVKKSMEDIGINPIVKPIRGGTDGARLSYMGLPCPNIFTGGHNFHGKFEYIPVQSMEKSVELIVKICQNYVESEISIKKKK